Within Quercus lobata isolate SW786 chromosome 5, ValleyOak3.0 Primary Assembly, whole genome shotgun sequence, the genomic segment tcttctcttcctctctgtttctggttttcttttcttttttcttttttttttttttttttttttctctgggtttTTCCTCCTCTGATGCTCTGGTGTTAGGGCTATATATAGGAATTAGAAatcgagtctaagagactcgatttccatgtcaATGCCACATGACAGCTCTACCACATCAGACGTGGTCAAGCATACAAACCGAgccttaaagactcgattttgaagcccaaaatcgagtctttaagactcgagatgctataaaTGAAATATGTTTCTAAAGAGAgcctactaactagatagtttGGTTTTTAAGGCCAGTTGGCCATTTTCGCCTTTGTTAAGCAAATTgttatctttttcatttttttcttcttcttattcttctttttatttaaagaaatgaTGGTATCCAAAATCCCAATGACAATGACTCATTGCCGTTGGGGGGTGTCTGTACCATTACTCAAAAAGCAAATGAAAGGTGTAATCCGTATATCATTTGAAAAATTGGACAGTCCCTTGGTGAAGTGAGGACTCAGGCATGAGTGTGACCATCGGTTGTACTTACTAGAAAGAAATCATCTGAGACCCAGTCTTGTGCATCGGTTAGGCCTCCACTCCACTACATGATGTGATGGATGACTCATGTGCTACATGCAAAATGCATTTCTCTCCACAGCAGAGCAGCCTGAGCTAGACAGCTAGTCTTGCTTGTTATGCACTGGGTATTTCTCGCTCTCTTAATCACTAAGGTGTTTATAACTTGGGAGACCCAGAATTCTTATTTTCATGCTAATTTTCCTCTATGGTTTTTAGGCACTTTTTGGTTCttgaaatgagagaaaatggatttttgaaTGAATGAAATTTAACTAGTTCACTCCATGCTTAGCTGAAGGTCTCAATATGTTTTGATGTGGTTTTTGCTCTATCTGGTTCCTTCAAATCACTCTCATATTGTTAAGCATTTCTGacttgggtgtttttttttttttttttttttttaatttttaatttttttttcctccctctcatatttggaattcaatttaaTATGAAAGtcctttttgtgattttttttcccctcttttaaaaaaaaaaaaaaaaaaaaaaaaattctgatatGTAGAGGTGAACAAATGATTTTAAATAAGATTAAGCTGATTCAGAGAATATTTAAGgttaaaggaaaaaggagatGGGAGTAGAGGTATTAATATCATATAGCTGGGACTAAAACCAGCTTAAGCTTTTAGGTGAAGCAGTCTCCCTAAGATGTTATATCCTCAACACAAAAGAATTTGATGCTGATGACACTGATTTTGTTCACAAGTTTTTGGTAAATgtaagaaaatagagaaatggCCAACCCATACAGATCCCAAAGAGTTTGCTAATGTATGACCACattgatatgatttttatttttatttttatttttttgtggaaaaaGTATTTCTAGTGTAGTAGTCTGGTAATTTTAATGTGGAAATGACTAAATGGTGTCTTAGAAATAGTCAGGCAAATCTTAAGTCTCTGTTTTGTTTCCCCATTTTAATATCTCCTCCAGATCGTGATGCAAGCACTATTTTTATGAGTATCTAAAAATTTATGTGCAATCTCAATCTAGAAAATAAGACCCAGAAAGTGGACTTCAATTTTGTCAGTTTTGGCTTCAATGGAAACTTTGCtttctgaatattattattgaatcTTTAAGGAGTTTTCTCATATATGTGAAATGGATATGCTACTGAACCTGATGTATTGATATTTTTACTTCTTGTTTTCTCTTGTTGAGAGAAACAAATGCATTTTGGTTTCTATTCCAGACCCTTCATTTATGTCTAGATTTGATTTTATGCCTATAGAACTTGTAAGCTTAGTTGGGTCTGCTTTACCAGCCCTCTTTCTGGAGCTGGAAATTAAATTCTGCATATAGTTCCTGTGTTTGAATTTCAATGTAATCTGTAACTTCTGGTGGCtagttgtgttgtgttgtaggTAAATGTGATACATGTAAATTTTGCTTGGTATGGTTGTATCAAAGGCCATAAATCCTTACATTTATGTTTCCAATGTTTGGGTCTGGGAATTAGGGAATCAAACATGCACTGCATAATAGGGTGTCTTAAGCTATAAAAAGCATTCAAATGTCTTTAGCATGCTAGAGAATTACACCCATATCTGCATAATTATATGCATGTCATTTATGCTTTCATTAgctttgtgaatttttttaaagattttaagaGTTATCCTTTGTCCTTATTTTGCTTTCCTTATTGCCTGATTTGTTAATGTCTTTGTAGGCATAGTTATCAAAACGTGAATTGTATCGTGaatcgatttttaatttttccgtATCGTATATCGTATCATATTGTGTATAATAAGATAtacaaacacttaataaaatttataaagaattataaatatacatatataaagggtatattcattataaattttgaatatattcaactaatgactaatttattcatcacttatgtaataatatttaacaagctaactaaataaatcaaactagcatgtgtttataacatacacattcaaattacttaaattcaaaagtgataatatattacaaatgacccaaaaataataatttattttcatcatattcatcaaattgccTAATCAACCCCATCTAAGTCAACGCTATCatcatgtttataattttgcaaatttatttattcattaaaattttcttcattgttatTTGTCGTTAACATTTACTacctcttcttgttctttttattttaataaattttttttttggcattctagtttcttggacttataacaataatgataaaaataatttttttttaaaaaaaatattaaagtgaaaggTAAGTGCGTACTGTGTAATCCAATTATAggagaaaggggaaaaaaacttacgaatatgttattttagtaggctaaattaagtaaactaataatttttttgctaaaaacaagtctaacaacttgttaaattcaaataaaagtacaaattttaacaaaaaatctcattttaaaacATTTGTCTATATATCGTATGATATATACGATTTTACGATACGATACGCATATTGTATCGTACGATTCATAAGCACTTATAATACGCATATTATATCGTACAATTCATGAGCACTTACAATATGCTGATACGATACAGAACTTTTTCCACATGATACGATAAGTAttacgtatcgtacgatactgaCAACAATGCTTGCAGGTTACCAAATTGAGTTGTAAAAATGGCAGATGGACCACAACTTCCATCTGTAATCCAGAAGATAAGAGTGCAACCTTACCTCTCCATCATGCAGTTTCCTAACCATCAAGCCTGGACTTCAAGCTTACAAAACCTTCCCAGAGCTGGCGGATATGCGATTGACAGATTGCACAAAACTTTGCTGCCAGCATATGCTGGCTCTGCCTCCTATCTTGCTTCACCTCTGCTAACAGTATTTGTAGGAGCTCCACTGGAAAAGCATAAGTCTGCTTCTCCATCTCATTTATTTTGGGGAACATTCCATGTTCTTTTTGGGGTGGCAACTGCTCCAATTGGGAGAGTGAAACTCCTGATCCAGTGCCAAGATGAGATGATCAAGTCAAGTAGACTGCCTAAGCCTTATAAAGGAATTGTGAACTGCTTCGCCAGAACAATCAGTAATGAGGCTTGGCAGTAGAAAATTTTGCTGATTTAGCAACTCATGTTGTTGTTTATCCCCTGGATTATGCCCAGACTCGCCTAGCCAATGATATCAAGACAAACAATAAGATTGAAGAAAGGCAATTCAAAGGTTTAATTGATGTCTACAAAAAAACTATAAGATGAGATGGCATTGCTGGACTGTACCGTGGATGTGCTATCTCATGTTTTAAAAGCTTTTTAAGTTGTGGGGTCTACATTGGCATACATGTTTTCTTCAGGCCGGTTCTGTTACTCAGCCTGCTCCAGTTGCAGGTCAGTGCAAACATGAGAATTTAGTGTCATTGGGGTTATTTCCTTGATGACATTCATAACCCTTATACCCAGCATGCATTGCCTTTTTACAAACAAGGTCACCCTTGATTTATTTTTCCAAGTGTTTCTTGACAAATTcctttcactctctcttttgtttttggttacaTTTTGCTTTcccaatatttttaattttaattgtctaAGTGGCAACTTCATTTCATGTAATTCagagatttttttaaaaggttttgCTATTGCTGATAAGTGTGAAATAGCAATCCATTCATGATACAGAATTATGTTGAATTACACTTGCTGTTTTTGCAGAAAGACTTCTTGGCTGCATCAGTAATGGCAGTGGGAGTCGTAGTTTGTCAAAAGATGGCAACTTACCCATTGGACACTGTAAATAGGGAGGATGATGATGACCTCTGGAGAAGTTGTTAAGTATCAGAGTTCAATACATGCATTTGCAGAGATTATCAGGAATGAGGGTGTTAAGTCCCTTTATAAGGGTGGAGGTGCATGCATCCTCGAAACAATAACTTTAGCTGCTATTTTGACTGTTTTTAGCAGAAGAATGTGGAATTATTTGTCCACAAAGAAGTCTAATTCTGCTGCTAATGGTGTGTCCGCAAAGAGGAATGGATCGGCTGGTGGTGGTCAATCTGCATCAACTCTCGTCATTAAATGGACATATGGTAAGAATGACTAGGGGCAATAGTGGTGGaggcccccgcagaaatttcaCTTCTTTGCAATTATAGTTCAGTTGACAGTCTGAGAAAGGTCTTCTGTAATCTAATATTATAGGTAGTAAAAACAATAGTACTTAGGTTTATGAGTCTGGGTGGAACCTCTTCCCCGTTGTAAACAAATGAGTTTGTATTGTGCTGACTTCTAAAAATTGGATACTCAAATTACCATCACTTGAAATCGATACATTTACTGGAAGCTTAATAGCATTAGATCGTCTACTACATTGTCTTtcatattgaaatatttttcttagtcAATGATCTGTTACATCTTTGGAGTACTTGCATCTGAATGTGTGAATGAGAATTGATGCTCACCTGAGAAACTTTTAGCATGTGCACTCCCTCTATAgcaatattatttgttattaactAAAATGTGTGGAATTTTACTTTTGATGAGTGCTCTTTCACTGATTTACACATTTAAACTGAGTGCAGAATGAGTCTTGAAAGAAGTATATTGAACTTTAAGACTAGTTTACTAGTTTTAAACTTCATTTGGGTCACTGGGTGCAGGATTGCATTACATTTGGAAACCTGAAGTGATTCACAACCTCTGTGAGGAATGATTTTGCCTGCAAGTGTTCTAGCACTAcctaaatttatcaattttgaaAGTTTCTTCTTGATTGGTGTTGACAGAAATGTGATATTGAAAATTGCAATGATTTCTTGTTGGTGTGAGAATCTGCCATTGCATATGGCTCTGCTTAGAAGAGTTAGGACTAGTTCCACACTTTGGCAATTAATTAATACACAGATCATTAGAGAACTTTTATTGCTATAAAGCATCTTTGGATCAAGCTGAATGTTATTGTGCTTTGGgtcaaaagaagcaaaagaagacAGAAAGGCTATCAATTCAAGCATTATATTGTGCTTTGGATTAAGCTGAATGGTAAACATACAATTGAACTCACGTAACCAAGCCTGAATAGACAGAAGAAGGATTCAGTCATTTTGTTACACCCAATTTGGGATACGAAGAAGAAAAAATCGAAATAATcattttgttacaaaattagGTCAAAGGTGAACTAACTTTCTTCCTTCCCAATATAAGGAGCCTGGCTTACACAGTTTGATGTATAAAATCTACATAGAAGAATAGCTTTGGCAAGTGCCATCACTTCCACAGCTCTTCCATTGGGATTCCACGCTCACGAGCAACATCCCTGAACTGCCTCATTTTCTGCACTGCAACAACTGTGGCTCTTGCATTGTTGAGGGCATTGTTACTCCCCAGTTGCTTTCCCAAAGCATTCTCAACACCTGCCAGTTCTAGAACAATTCTTACAGCCCCTCCAGCAATCACTCCAGTACCAGGAGAAGCAGGTCTAAGCATCACTTTCGCAGCTCCATAATCACCCTCAGATCTGCAAATCATTCACTTCATAAAATCAGTGACAACATTGATATGAGAATGCTTAGTCACCgttgtaataaaaatttgtcattaaCATGTTTATGCAATATCAATATGTAATGTCTATAAAAATGTACGCAGTCATAATGATGCATATTTCAGAATACCGTACAtatgaaaatgttatattcTAGGGTCCTATATCCTGGAACCTAGGGCTTCACTCATTTTACATGATAACTCTAAATTAAATATCTCTGAGAGTTAAAGTCCTGGAATTTTCGTGCATGTTAAAGTCCAGGGGCATTCATCCTGACAGGCTAAGCAGTTTATGCTCATGCCCAGGAGCAAAAACTTCGACAATACTGTATGAAACGTGATAGTCAATGAAGACATGTTTCATTCAACCTGAAATGGGGTCATCTACAATCAATAGATACCAATGCATGAggaatccaaaacaaaaattgtaagATAAGCCATTTCCTTGGCCATCTAACAGCTACCATATGTCCAAGCTCCCACCCATATCAAGATTTAGAATCATTACAACTAGTTGTGGCATCCTGAAAAACTACATAATTTGAATTTAGTGAACAGCCTAAGATGTACggaaatagagaagcaaaatcCATAATTATTATGCCTGCAAAACACAGATTTTGACACACTATAGTATAGCAAGTTAGCAACAAGCTGAAATAAAAGATGAGGAGCATAGCCGTCCAGTCCCTTTGTTGGGAAAATCTCATTGCATATGAACTGTTCGTATCTGCTTAGTTACACATCTTTTTGTAGTATTGCATAAATTAGTTTCTAAGATAACTTAGGCAGCTCCCAATAGTTTGTAACTCATACAAGAGTTCTGGCTGTGTTCCAGAAATAAAAGTATTGTTAAATTTCAGCACCATGTAAAACTCTTAGTCTTGACCAAGTGTAGCCTCAAAAGCTGCCACCTAATCTACCAACCAAGTTCAATCCCTCAAACCTTTGGCAGCTTAAATGCATCAACATGTAAATTGACATCCATTCACTTCTTTCAATCTAGACTTTTTTGATAAGTCACTTTTTCCAAACTAAGCTGGGTCTACTTATGATTAGCAATCAATTGTAAACAGCCAATTAGAACTGAAAggtgaccaatttttttttcttcctttgaaAATTAGATACTTACAATGTGGGAGGGGGATTTCAACTCTAGTAGTCTCCGTTTAAAACATCAAGAAGTGCCAATTAAACTACATCGCTACTGGCAAGGTGCCCGATATTTTCTAAGATCTAACACACAATGTCACATTAAAACAAGCTCAACCATACCAACCAAATTGCAATTCCAATCAAGTCCACATTCAGAATTGAAAACAACAAGAAGACCAAAACCTTAAAAACTTACCTATGTGGGAAAGTAAGGTACTTAGTCATGGGAACAGACACGATATTCCGGCGAGCATTAATGGCGGACTTCTGAACAGCCCCAACAACCTCCTTGGCCTTCCCAACTCCAACACCCACTTGACCTTGCTTATCACCCACCACCACAACTGCTCTGAAATGCAATTGTTTCCCTCCTTTGACCACCTTGGTCACCCTTCTCACCTGCACAACTCTCTCTTCGAACCCATCTTTCACTTTTTCCCTCTTCGTTTTGGACCCAAACCCAGTTTTTTTTTGCACCTTAGAGTCCATCACGTATATGTCATTTCCCAAATAACTCTCTCCACTGTAAGCTGGTCCGTACAGTTCTTCATACGCGGTGGCTATTTCTTCTTCGGTCTCCATTGGACCCTCGTCGAAGGAAGGTGGGGCTACAAAGTCTTCAGGGCGTTCGGGGGCGTTGAAGACGGTGTCGGTTTCGTCGTTGGGGTTGAAGTTATCGAAGAAGGTGGTGTCTATGTCAGAGGATTTGACTGTGAaggtggtggttgttgtgggGTGTGAGGAAAAGGAGTGGTGAAGAGagggttttgtgggttttgtgaagaaggggtttctgggtttggagagagagatacGAGAGTTAGCTGCGGtgtggagggagagagaggaaaggGATGAGAGAGTTGCTGAGGCTGTAGCCATGGTTAAGGGTGTGGAGTTTGGAtcagtgagagtgagagtgagagaggagagagagattggaAGAGGCTTTTTCTGTTTTCTTATCCCAATTCCAAAGCATGATGTGGAGAGAAGACTGAGGAGCAATGAGAAAAACGACCGATTTTAAATGATAACTTCCTGAAAACGGGAGATCGTTTTAATGCAATGAGAAGCACCTAATGatataaattttcttcttcttcattttttatttttaagtaaagcTTAAAATTCATTCAATAAGAAATACAAATACTAGATACATTTACTAGCATTTGGTGTTGTAAAAACATGGGAGACTCCTCCAAACAAATAGCACGTAGGGTTTAACTTTAAAGTGAACCACATTGTTTATCAGTTTATGAAATCTCAAGTTTGGgttgagaaaataattttttatatttgcatGTTAGTAAATAAGTTAAACTCAAGCTCAAACTAAAGTATAGACTCAACTATTAAATGAATCAGACTCAAACGAAATAACGTATTCGTAAATAAGGTCGTGAACATAAGGCTTAATTTAACTAATtagaatattatatttttattagtgtaCTTTTCTAAAATATACTTTTATGTACATGAGATTAGATTGCATAAGTTTATAAATAGGTTCATATGATATCAAATTATAACATGTAGTTTTGGATAATATAAATAGTCCATTCGCAAAATCCATAGCTTTGTGTTAAGTTAATCAAGTAACTTGTGAACTAGCTTGGATTTGTGTCGACAAAATTATACTTTTATGTAATCTTGTTTGGTGATGAGCTCAATCTTGGTTCGtttacaaataaaatcaaataaattagtCTTAACTTTCAATACTCAGCTCAACTTAACTCATTTATAACCCTAAATAGTAGGTGTCGTGCAGGAGTTTGAGCATAGGGGGCAAGGAGAAGGGTACTACATTGTTGTGGTTGAAGTAGTGATATTTTctgttgaaaagaaaaagtgtaagCATATTGCTAATAGTGTTGAGTGGGTGGTTGAATCAACAACCCCCTACCGTGTTATCCCTTAAAAAGAGTTGTTCACCACATACAAAATAAAGGACTTTGATACAGTGAAGATTGTTCACCACTTCCCAATCAATCGAAAAGTGAAAATTGGTGACATGTACATCATAACTAATGCCAGTTGCACAATGATGTTCAAGGATGCGTGACATGTTCAATTTATGCCTTAATGTATTATTTACACCAGCTAAGGATCAAGTGGGTTATTGTAACCACATTGATTGTACAAGAGGGCATGTTTGTTGCAATATTACATGACTCATGCGAAGGCTTGTAAAAAGTGTAATGTGGTCAAAGACATTGAGAAGACTCCATAGTTGAGAATTGCAGTTAATAGTGTTGTTATCAAGAGTAAAATTCTCTTTTACTTAATAGTGCTACGAATGAGGGACAAATATGTGATGAAAAATATAGAGATTCTTAGCCAACTAAAATTGATAATGATGAAGTGAAAGATTTCAAGGTCTTGAGTAAGGGAGAAACTTTCTGTACTAGAGATTTTTGAACCTCATGAGAGGTGGTCTACTAGAGAACATTAAACAATTAGCTTTGAGAATATTTGGGCTTTTGATTAGGGGGATCCAAGGAATTGGATTAAGGATATCCAAGGTGagattaattttctaaaaatgacaagttgatgaattttttttttttttttggagaagataatgAAGAAGTTTGAGCATTGCATCGACTTGACTAGCATGGATTCTAATTAAAGACTTAAATTGAAGATCTCATTGAGGGAGATTGTTGTGGATCCATGTCATATGGTAGCTCAATAACAAAGGAAACATAGTTTATGCACCAGGCACATGAGATACCATCTCCAATAACGAGCTTTTAGTGTGTTGTAAGAAATCCTATTACTTGTTAGAATAGAtttcttttatgaaaaaaaaaaagaaaaaagaaaaaagaaaaaacaaggcTAGTGCTTTTAGAAATAGAAGTAAGGGTCTATTCTCTTATTTATATTAGTAAATTGCCCATGCGATATACAGATAATATTGTAATgttttatgcaatttttttttggtgaatgttgtaaatattttatagcctatttttataataattattagtaATGAATTCACCATAAGAagaaacaattataaattgcaaaCACACATCCATTATAATGATTCAATTCAAGTAATGAGCAATAATATAGTATAATGAAAGTTGATAAAAGCATATCAATTCATTCCATATTATTGATCTTTATTATGTGATCTAATAAAGAACttcattatgatttttttttttttttttggtttcttcaaTGCTTTGTTATTACAGTATGGCAACGATTGTAAAGCTTGTTGAAGGATATGTTATTATCATttgtttcttcatcttcaacgTTTGAAGTTTGGTCCATCCCTATTTGTTCAATTTTCGAGCTTTCAtcactttttccttttgttgcatCATTTGTTTTAATCACTAATGAATTGACATTGGAAGATTCTTGACTAGATCTTACAAAGTTTGGACTTGCGGATTTGTTGTTGCTAAGATTTTTCATAGGTATTTGCACTTATATTAAATTTCAGTGATGTGATAGTTTTTTgtaaatgtttatatatatagatatatttgttaatttagGAATAGTGTagcaaaagaattaatatagCATATTGGATtatgtatacttttttttttcttccataccTTTTTGTCATTTGAAGGTGCATCAAAAATCTTAGTAACTgtgtaattttcaaaaccatACTTTAGATTGAATTCATTCAAATGAAGTAGGAAAATGTAtttgttttcctaatttttttttttttaaatcatgtgGGATTCTTCAATATCAATCTGCTTATGaggaatataatatatatatatatatataatgataaattgttttacaataatttaataatttaaataagtttttcctcaatttgtttttcaacaaGATCTCTTGCAGATTTATTTAGGATTTTCTCAACATCTCGATTAAATATCACAAAAGTTGTTTTGTCAGTTGCATcaataatttcaatttgaaacttCAATTTGAACCCTGTATCTGAAGTAGTTTGCAATTGTATATTAGAAGTTATAGTGAgatgaatatattataaatattttgagagTATGTAGTTAATGTGAGTGCCTCTAACCTTGGGATAGggagatttgtttttgtttcacattttgcaCACTAAAATGATCCTGATTGTGGTTTGACCTTCCTTCCATAAAGCAGGCATGAAATGTAATGCCAACTCATCGTTAAATCAATGTTGCTTATTGTTGCAATACCCTAGCAGTTCACATCCTGCAATGAACTTTGAAGttaatatgtattatttttttaatgtaaataatatgatgtattattattttttttcttgtaaatgatgagtataatttgaaatgattaacAAACATGTTTTGTAGGATCTCATTCAATGTATTTTATATTTGCTATTGTCTTTATATTCTTTAAAGATAAATCCGCCCATGAAAATTGTTTTGTatgtattttttgtatttattgtaTTTCTTGTATAGGATCATGTTTTTgaccattattattattgatttttttaaaagaaaatattatgtaAATGACATTTTGTGAGAtagtatatgctatttattagaagttttttgatattataaattttagaaatatgcACTTGTCAATTATTTCAGCAACCTTAGGAATctcaagatttatatatatttttgttgcatTGGTTGATGACAAAAAGAATTTGCCATCATAAATTGcatagaataataataataataataataataataataataataataaaagcgTGTTGAAAAAAGGAAGACATGATTTCATGATAATGAAATTTTCTAGAAGTATCATTTATAGGATCATGTTTTTGACCATTcctattatttaatttttttttaaataaaatattatgtaaatGGCATTTTGTGAGAtagtatatgctatttattagaccttttttgttattataaattttagaaatatgcATTTGTCAATTATTTCAACAACCTCAAGAATctcaagatttatatatatttttgttgcatTGGTCGATGAAAAAGAGAATTTGTCATCATAAATCTCAAAGAacattattaataataataaaaaaaagtgtattgaaaaaaggaagacatgatttcatgagaatgaaatTTTCTAGAAGTATCATTTATACGTGAGGGAGGAGGAAGAGAGTTTGTAAGTGGGTAAGAGTTTTGGCTTTGATTTACAGGTGGGAAGGGTCAAACTTGGGTCATAATATGTAAGGTAATAACTTGACTTGGGCTTTTCATAAGCTTTGGTTTATTTTTGAAAGTTAGTCCATTTTTTAGAGAATAACATTTGGTCTAATTGTCAAGAGCAACCCATATTTTATATAACATTAAAAATATAAGTTACTATGATCTATtagataacaataaaaaaaaaaaaacttaataaaaagaggtaaaaatggctaaatgcaaaattagagcgCTACATGGCAAGACCTCATGCACTCCCACAAGAGATCTCTGCTTTTAT encodes:
- the LOC115992339 gene encoding 30S ribosomal protein S5, chloroplastic; its protein translation is MATASATLSSLSSLSLHTAANSRISLSKPRNPFFTKPTKPSLHHSFSSHPTTTTTFTVKSSDIDTTFFDNFNPNDETDTVFNAPERPEDFVAPPSFDEGPMETEEEIATAYEELYGPAYSGESYLGNDIYVMDSKVQKKTGFGSKTKREKVKDGFEERVVQVRRVTKVVKGGKQLHFRAVVVVGDKQGQVGVGVGKAKEVVGAVQKSAINARRNIVSVPMTKYLTFPHRSEGDYGAAKVMLRPASPGTGVIAGGAVRIVLELAGVENALGKQLGSNNALNNARATVVAVQKMRQFRDVARERGIPMEELWK